One genomic window of Meriones unguiculatus strain TT.TT164.6M chromosome 13 unlocalized genomic scaffold, Bangor_MerUng_6.1 Chr13_unordered_Scaffold_39, whole genome shotgun sequence includes the following:
- the LOC132651072 gene encoding LOW QUALITY PROTEIN: zinc finger protein 709-like (The sequence of the model RefSeq protein was modified relative to this genomic sequence to represent the inferred CDS: inserted 1 base in 1 codon), with protein QMHKRTHTREKLYECNQSSNAFSCPSSLQRHKRTHTGEKPYKCNECGKAFSHHSNLQVHKRTHTAEKPYKCIQCGKAFSNTSILQVHKGTHTGEKPYGCNQCGKAFSQPSGLHVHKRTHTGEKPYKCNQCGKAFSQPSSLKKHKRTHTGEKXYKCNQCGKAFSQPSSLQRHKRTHTGEKPYKCNECGKAFSHPSTLHVHKRTHTGEKPYKCNQCDKAFLHPGSLHVHKRTHTGEKPYKCNQCGKAFSHYSNLQVHKRTHTGEKPYECNQCDKAFASCSGLQRHKRIHTSEKP; from the exons caaatgcataaaagaacacatactagagagaaactttatgaatgtaaccaaagtAGTAATGCCTTTTCATgccccagtagtctccaaaggcataaaagaacacatactggagagaaaccctacaaatgtaatgagtgtggtaaagccttttcacaccacagtaatctccaggtgcataaaagaacacatactgcagagaaaccctacaaatgcattcagtgcgggaaagccttttcaaacactagtattctccaggtgcacaaaggaacacatactggagagaaaccctatggatgtaatcagtgtggtaaagccttttcacaacctagtggtctccatgtgcataaaagaacacatactggagagaaaccctacaaatgtaatcagtgtgggaaagccttttcacaacccagtagtctcaaaaagcataaaagaacacatactggagaga cctacaaatgtaatcagtgtgggaaagccttttcacaacccagtagtctccaaaggcataaaagaacacatactggagagaaaccttacaaatgtaatgagtgtggtaaagccttttcacaccccagtactctccatgtgcataaaagaacacatactggagagaaaccctacaaatgcaatcagtgtgataaagcctttttaCACCCCggtagtctccatgtgcataaaagaacacatactggagagaaaccttacaaatgtaatcagtgtgggaaagccttttcacactaCAGTAATCTTCAGGTGcataagagaacacatactggagagaaaccctacgaatgtaatcaatgtgataaagcctttgcaagttgtagtggtctccagaggcataaaagaattcatacttcagagaaaccctag